The Alosa sapidissima isolate fAloSap1 chromosome 8, fAloSap1.pri, whole genome shotgun sequence genome contains a region encoding:
- the LOC121715938 gene encoding zinc finger protein 696-like isoform X2, producing MDEIAQQMDRNHKQACINLEKATQFITQVLQHEVVRNQELCVLICRLEEREAEASRSLTEQVDSNRQLRLQTDELQKRLETKDNSLTQANQTVALLRNELRVLRRQLQKLQCKDGTFQDGNEWLEGGESKVKAEVSSDGESPTVLFDDQKLLEGPLSGIKEKEDTHGSDDHGYGEHRQSVETADPGAEETISAAEDIKTELIEEEEAQSNMTPILRLEMDLPSDDPVSLAQLCGGSVGLVDWARVQGQRGMEEEMRRWKSDGDQSENRPCASSFADPLENPTSSWTQQTVASSSSSTELEEGRSFSYPPSDKSFSSQLKVHQRINSAQRQHHCVLCGQSFHYVGNLIKHQRTHTGERPYHCIECGKSFNREDSLKRHYRLHTGERPYHCSQCGKNFTQLGSLRTHQNIHRGERPYHCTQCGKRFTHIGNLKIHQRIHTGERPYHCIQCGKSFTHEGNLKTHQRIHTGERPFDCTQCGKRFSTKGNLKKHELKHTGENL from the exons atggaCGAGATTGCCCAGCAAATGGACAGGAATCACAAGCAAGCCTGCATCAATCTGGAGAAAGCCACTCAATTCATAACACAAGTATTACAG catgaaGTAGTGAGGAATCAGGAGCTCTGCGTGCTGATCTGTCgtctggaggagagggaggcggAGGCTAGTCGGAGCTTGACAGAGCAAGTGGATTCAAACCGGCAGCTCAGACTTCAGACCGATGAGCTGCAGAAACGCCTGGAGACGAAagacaactcactcacacaagccAACCAG aCTGTGGCTTTGCTAAGGAATGAACTCAGGGTCCTACGTCGGCAGCTCCAGAAACTTCAGTGTAAAGATGG GACATTCCAGGACGGGAATGAATGGCTGGAGGGTGGGGAGAGCAAGGTCAAGGctgag GTCTCTTCTGATGGCGAGAGTCCGACAGTCTTGTTTGATGATCAGAAGCTGCTGGAGGGTCCACTTTCTGGGATTAAAGAAAAAGAAGATACACATGGTTCTGATGATCATGGATATGGAGAGCATAGGCAGTCTG TAGAAACAGCCGACCCTGGAGCAGAAGAGACCATCTCTGCAGCTGAAGACATCAAAACAGAACTGATCGAG GAAGAAGAGGCCCAATCAAACATGACCCCAATCCTCCGGTTGGAGATGGACCTCCCCTCTGACGACCCCGTGTCTCTGGCCCAGTTATGTGGGGGGTCGGTGGGGCTGGTGGACTGGGCTAGAGTACAAGGACAGCgagggatggaggaagagatgaggagatggaAGAGTGATGGAGACCAGTCTGAGAACC GGCCTTGTGCATCATCCTTTGCTGACCCCTTGGAAAACCCTACTTCCAGTTGGACCCAGCAGACCGTTGCTTCCTCCAGTTCTTCCACAGAGCTAGAAGAAGGCCGAAGTTTCTCCTATCCTCCATCTGACAAAAGCTTCAGCTCCCAGCTCAAGGTGCACCAGCGCATTAACTCTGCACAGAGACAGCAccattgtgttttgtgtggcCAAAGCTTCCACTATGTGGGCAATCTCATCAAACACCAGCGCACTCACACCGGAGAGAGACCATATCACTGCATCGAGTGCGGGAAGAGTTTCAATCGCGAGGATAGTCTCAAAAGACACTACCGGctccacacaggagagagaccgTACCACTGCTCTCAGTGCGGCAAAAATTTCACTCAACTTGGAAGTTTAAGGACACACCAGAACATCCACAGGGGAGAGAGGCCGTACCACTGCACTCAGTGCGGCAAGCGTTTCACTCACATCGGCAACCTCAAAATACACCAGCgcattcacacaggagagagaccgTACCACTGCATTCAGTGCGGGAAGAGCTTCACTCATGAGGGAAATCTCAAAACGCATCAGCGCATTCATACAGGAGAGAGGCCGTTTGACTGCACTCAATGTGGCAAGAGGTTTTCCACAAAGggaaatttaaaaaaacatgAGCTTAAGCACACTGGGGAAAATCTGTAG
- the LOC121715938 gene encoding zinc finger protein 696-like isoform X1 yields the protein MDEIAQQMDRNHKQACINLEKATQFITQVLQHEVVRNQELCVLICRLEEREAEASRSLTEQVDSNRQLRLQTDELQKRLETKDNSLTQANQTVALLRNELRVLRRQLQKLQCKDGTFQDGNEWLEGGESKVKAEVSSDGESPTVLFDDQKLLEGPLSGIKEKEDTHGSDDHGYGEHRQSAVETADPGAEETISAAEDIKTELIEEEEAQSNMTPILRLEMDLPSDDPVSLAQLCGGSVGLVDWARVQGQRGMEEEMRRWKSDGDQSENRPCASSFADPLENPTSSWTQQTVASSSSSTELEEGRSFSYPPSDKSFSSQLKVHQRINSAQRQHHCVLCGQSFHYVGNLIKHQRTHTGERPYHCIECGKSFNREDSLKRHYRLHTGERPYHCSQCGKNFTQLGSLRTHQNIHRGERPYHCTQCGKRFTHIGNLKIHQRIHTGERPYHCIQCGKSFTHEGNLKTHQRIHTGERPFDCTQCGKRFSTKGNLKKHELKHTGENL from the exons atggaCGAGATTGCCCAGCAAATGGACAGGAATCACAAGCAAGCCTGCATCAATCTGGAGAAAGCCACTCAATTCATAACACAAGTATTACAG catgaaGTAGTGAGGAATCAGGAGCTCTGCGTGCTGATCTGTCgtctggaggagagggaggcggAGGCTAGTCGGAGCTTGACAGAGCAAGTGGATTCAAACCGGCAGCTCAGACTTCAGACCGATGAGCTGCAGAAACGCCTGGAGACGAAagacaactcactcacacaagccAACCAG aCTGTGGCTTTGCTAAGGAATGAACTCAGGGTCCTACGTCGGCAGCTCCAGAAACTTCAGTGTAAAGATGG GACATTCCAGGACGGGAATGAATGGCTGGAGGGTGGGGAGAGCAAGGTCAAGGctgag GTCTCTTCTGATGGCGAGAGTCCGACAGTCTTGTTTGATGATCAGAAGCTGCTGGAGGGTCCACTTTCTGGGATTAAAGAAAAAGAAGATACACATGGTTCTGATGATCATGGATATGGAGAGCATAGGCAGTCTG CAGTAGAAACAGCCGACCCTGGAGCAGAAGAGACCATCTCTGCAGCTGAAGACATCAAAACAGAACTGATCGAG GAAGAAGAGGCCCAATCAAACATGACCCCAATCCTCCGGTTGGAGATGGACCTCCCCTCTGACGACCCCGTGTCTCTGGCCCAGTTATGTGGGGGGTCGGTGGGGCTGGTGGACTGGGCTAGAGTACAAGGACAGCgagggatggaggaagagatgaggagatggaAGAGTGATGGAGACCAGTCTGAGAACC GGCCTTGTGCATCATCCTTTGCTGACCCCTTGGAAAACCCTACTTCCAGTTGGACCCAGCAGACCGTTGCTTCCTCCAGTTCTTCCACAGAGCTAGAAGAAGGCCGAAGTTTCTCCTATCCTCCATCTGACAAAAGCTTCAGCTCCCAGCTCAAGGTGCACCAGCGCATTAACTCTGCACAGAGACAGCAccattgtgttttgtgtggcCAAAGCTTCCACTATGTGGGCAATCTCATCAAACACCAGCGCACTCACACCGGAGAGAGACCATATCACTGCATCGAGTGCGGGAAGAGTTTCAATCGCGAGGATAGTCTCAAAAGACACTACCGGctccacacaggagagagaccgTACCACTGCTCTCAGTGCGGCAAAAATTTCACTCAACTTGGAAGTTTAAGGACACACCAGAACATCCACAGGGGAGAGAGGCCGTACCACTGCACTCAGTGCGGCAAGCGTTTCACTCACATCGGCAACCTCAAAATACACCAGCgcattcacacaggagagagaccgTACCACTGCATTCAGTGCGGGAAGAGCTTCACTCATGAGGGAAATCTCAAAACGCATCAGCGCATTCATACAGGAGAGAGGCCGTTTGACTGCACTCAATGTGGCAAGAGGTTTTCCACAAAGggaaatttaaaaaaacatgAGCTTAAGCACACTGGGGAAAATCTGTAG